One window of Paludibacter propionicigenes WB4 genomic DNA carries:
- a CDS encoding bifunctional riboflavin kinase/FAD synthetase: MDIIYSSDKISLPPCIATVGFFDGVHAGHRFLINELKERASAEKLKSVVVTFATHPHKVLNDDFTPELLSTLAEKLQLLESTGIDYCIVLNFTKEMAALSAFDFLKLVLSGQYNVRSLLVGHDHRFGHNRQDGFPEYKAYGEKLGMKVTQAKRFSTSEIQHISSSQIRLALHRGEIGAANDILTYNYSFTGKVTNGFKIGRKIGFPTANLVPENSEKLIPPFGVYAVLVYWQNEVYKGMMNIGTRPTLNNGYHTSLEVHIIDFDEDIYNQLIRIEFIQKIRDEKKFNGVDELIEQLGKDKQFVIDTNLNTKNE; this comes from the coding sequence ATGGACATCATATATTCTTCAGATAAAATTTCTTTGCCTCCCTGTATAGCCACCGTTGGTTTTTTTGATGGAGTGCATGCCGGGCACCGGTTTCTTATAAATGAGCTGAAGGAGAGAGCCAGTGCCGAGAAGCTGAAAAGTGTGGTAGTCACCTTTGCCACTCATCCGCATAAAGTGCTGAATGATGATTTCACACCGGAATTATTAAGCACCTTAGCCGAAAAACTGCAGCTGCTTGAAAGCACCGGAATTGACTACTGCATTGTGCTGAATTTTACGAAAGAAATGGCTGCCTTGTCGGCTTTTGATTTTCTGAAGCTAGTGTTGTCCGGGCAGTATAATGTTCGTTCGTTGCTTGTGGGACACGATCACAGGTTCGGCCATAACCGACAAGATGGATTTCCGGAATACAAAGCATACGGCGAAAAACTCGGCATGAAAGTTACACAGGCTAAGCGCTTCTCCACCTCCGAGATACAGCATATCAGTTCGTCGCAAATTCGCCTGGCACTGCATCGGGGAGAGATTGGGGCGGCCAATGATATACTGACGTACAACTACAGCTTTACCGGAAAGGTCACTAACGGATTCAAAATCGGACGTAAAATCGGATTCCCAACAGCCAACCTGGTACCGGAAAACAGCGAAAAACTTATACCGCCATTCGGTGTGTACGCAGTTCTTGTGTACTGGCAAAATGAGGTTTACAAAGGCATGATGAATATCGGCACCCGACCTACGTTGAACAACGGATATCACACGAGCCTGGAAGTACATATCATCGATTTCGACGAAGATATTTACAATCAGCTCATCCGTATTGAATTTATTCAGAAAATCAGGGATGAGAAAAAGTTTAACGGCGTGGACGAATTGATAGAACAACTAGGAAAAGATAAGCAATTTGTCATTGATACGAATTTAAATACAAAAAATGAATAA